The genomic interval CCTGAAAAACGACATACCTATGTCGATCGTTCAATTGTAAAATACATATACAGATGACCAAGGCGGATATCGTGGCCAATATAGCGGACAAGACAGGATTAGAAAAGTTGGAAGTACAAGCCACTGTAGAAGCGTTCATGGATGAAGTAAAAGGTTCTTTGGAAGATGGCGAGAACGTTTACCTCCGTGGATTTGGAAGCTTTATCGTGAAAGAGCGCGCTGAGAAGACTGGCCGCAACATTTCAAAAAATACCACCATCATCATTCCAGCACACAATATTCCTGCTTTCAAACCAAGCAAGACTTTTGTTGAAGGAGTGAAAAACAAAGTTCGCGTAGCGAAATGAGAAAAACCGGACCGATCATATTGATCTCGGTCGGTGTTGTTCTCACCGTTCTTTTATATCTAGCGCCTAGAACAGCGCTAAATGAAACCACACCGGAAGTCACACAGACTTCTAGTGTAGATGAGTTAATCGACGAAGCCATTGAGAAAGTTCGTGGTGATGCCCCCATGGAAGGGATCATGAGCCTCCGCCAAATCGCAGAGGAACACCCGAATAACCCAAAAGCACAGTTTTACCTTGGATTGTTTAGTATTCAATCAGGTCAGTATGAAAAAGCTGTGGAGCGGTTCAGAAAGGTCGTCGAATTAGATCCAAACAACGTGGATGCCTACCGTTTCTTAGGGGATTCACACCGCAGTTTGGGCGACACGTTGGAAACCCGAGCGGCCTATGGGGCTTACCTTGAGTTGAGTACCGACGAAGAAGCCAAAGCTGAAGTGCAGGCGTTGCTGGATCAATGGAGTAATTAAAATATTATTAACGTCTTAAAGCAGAGCATTATGCCTAGCGGTAAAAAACGTAAACGTCATAAGATGGCGACCCACAAGCGTAAGAAACGTTTGAAAAAGAATCGTCACAAGAAGAAGTAAGTTCTTTCTTTTCCTTTCCCTATTGCTTTGAGCATCTGGCCGAATCCCTATTTGTAGGGACTCGCTGGCCAAAACTTTATTATTGTGAGTACCGAACTGATCATTGATAGCAGTAACGGTTCCGATGTACAAATTGCGTTGCTTAAAGACGGACGTCTGCACGAATTGCAGAAAGAAGTAGAAGGACGCCAATTTCAGGTAGGGGACATCTACCTCGGAAAAGTAAAGAAAACAGTTCCCGGTCTCAACGCCGCATTCGTTGATGTAGGCTACGAGAAAGATGCCTTCCTCCACTACCACGACCTAGGTCCTCAGGTCAAGTCCCTTTTGAAGTATCAAAAGAGAACGACAACTGGACGTCAAAAGTGGGCGCTTGAAAATTTCGAGCGGGAGAAGGATATCAATAAAAACGGGAAAATAGATGAGGTCCTCAAGAAGGGGATGGACGTCTTGGTCCAAGTGGCCAAAGAGCCCATCTCCACGAAAGGTCCACGTATCAGCTCTGAGATTTCGATCGCAGGCCGATACTTGGTACTGATGCCTTTCTCAGATCGCATCTCAGTTTCTTCCAAAATTCCGGACAAAGAAGAACGGAACCGACTTCGCCGATTGATTGAATCCATTCGCCCGAAGGGTTTTGGAGTCATCATTCGTACCGTGGCTACCGGGAAAAAAGTAGCCGACCTTCACCAGGATATGAATGACTTGGTGAAGAGGTGGAAGAATATGCACCGACTCTTGCCTCGCAAGAAAGCGCCGTACCGTATCCTGACCGAAATGGATCGTGCGACAGCTATTCTCCGGGACATCTTTAACGAAACGTTCACCAGCATCGTCGTTGACGATGAAGAGCTGTTCAACGACGTGAAAGAGTACATCGGAACGATTGCTCCCGACAAGGAGAATATCGTGAAGCTGTACCAAGGACGCATTCCGTCCTTCGAACACTTCGGAATTGAACGGCAGATCAAGGCCGCCTTTGGCCGGAGCGTTTCCATGAGCAAGGGAGCCTATTTGATTGTGGAGCACACGGAAGCCCTTCACGTGGTGGATGTGAACTCTGGAAACCGCAGCAACAGTAAGGAGAACCAAGAGCAGAACGCGCTTGAGGTGAACCTGATCGCGGCCAAGGAGATTGCCCGACAATTGCGCCTGCGCGATATGGGTGGTATCATCGTTGTCGACTTCATCGATATGCAGAAGAAGGAGAACCGTCAGGCCTTGTACAAAGGCTTGAAGGAAGCGATGGACGAAGATCGCGCCAAACACAAGATCTTGCCTCCGAGTCGATTTGGGCTGGTCGAGATCACTCGTCAGCGCGTGCGCCCAGAAATGAACATCAAAACCCGAGAGGAAGATCCAGACGGTGGAGGAGAGGTGGAAGCCCCAATCCTGATCATCGATAAGATGGAAGCGACTTTAGAAGCTTTGATGAACAAGGGTGAGAAGGTTCACGAATTGCATACCCATCCCTTTATAGCGGCTTATCTCAACACCGGTTGGAGAAGCATGCGCAAGAAGTGGAATGCGACGTATAAAATGAAATTCAAGGTGATTCCCCGAGACGCCTATAAGTATCTCGAGTTTCATCTTTTCGATAAGAACGGCGAAGAGTTAAACGCCTGACGAGTCGATACTAAGTGCGCGTAGGTTTTTGTAGTCGATCAGCAGCGGTATAGCCGATGCGGCGACGAACAGTCCTCCAAACAAATACGCGTATCGGACCGTAGGTCCACCCATGAAATAGGGTAGGCTGAAGACTCCGATAAGCACCGAGCGCACAATTAAATTGATTACCGTAAAAACACTATTCGTGCGACCGATCACGTGGTTAGGGATTTGGTTGAAGAGAAAGGTCACGCGAATGATTCGAGTACCGGCATTGGTGATACCTGTAAGGAATAGGCAGGTGTAGAAGAGCAGGGTCACCTGGCCGAGACTCAAGTAGACAAAGACCGAGCCCGCCAAGAGCATCAGGATGATGACCGAGGCGATGTTGTTAGTTCGGGAAAATATTCGCCGAATGGCGAATCCGGCCGTGAGCGCGCCGACAGCGTAGTACGCCTGTCCACTCGCGAACAGGTCGGGTCCGGAAGACATCCATTGGTTGACGTACTGAGGGAGGACGACGAGGATTTGGACCAGAACGAAGGCGAAGAGCGAATGTGTGAAGAGTCCATATTTGAAGACCAAAGGATGTTTACGGAAATAGCGGAATCCCGCTTGGAGTCGATCGAGGACCCTTCCTCGGTCGACTTTTTTCTTTTCCGTAGGAGTGTATTTGATCCGGCTGATCAGCAGCATGGCCAAGAAATAGGTCGAGGCGTCAAAGGCAAAGATTAAATGTAGATCCCAAGCTTCAATGGCAAAGGGTAGCTCCACATTCAACCCCAATACATTGATGGCTTCGTAAGCTACGGTCCCGCTGATCAAAACGGCCGCTGTTGCCCCGCTGAAGACCTTGGTTGCTTGATTCTGAATCTCGAAGAGACTGTTGATGCGTCCGTAGTCTTTCGGGTCAGTAATCTCTTGCCCAAAGGCGTAGAGGGCGGGGTAGTGGATGTTGAAGAAGAGCGAGGTCATGCCAAAGACGGACAGGATCATCCAAGAAGGCATCGCGCCGTAGGCGAAACCGTAAATGGCCGCTAAGGCAACTAATGAACCAGCGATTAAATTGGCGTATAGGAAGAGTGATTTGCGCGAATAACGATCAATGAGCGTTCCTGCATAGAGGCTCCAGAATAGACTTAAAAAGGTGACGAGGCCATAGACAACGGCGAAGAGGCTGCTCTGGTCCAGGACGTCCGCAAAGTACCACGGCACGGCGAGAACCGAAATGCCCTGGGCAAAGCCCGAAACGATGTTCGAGCTGAGGAGAAAAGTCAGGGCCGAGCGGTTTTTCATTTGGGCCGAAGGTAGGTATCTTTAGTACATGTCAACATCAGAATCCTCATCAAGTTCTTTTGCTGAAGTCCGCGGTGACTTAGAGCGCTTTTGTGCGTATCAAGAGCGCGCCCAGTTTGAGGTGGAACAGCGCCTTCAGAAGTACGATCTAGATGCGGAACAATCGGATGAATTGATGGTGCACCTGATTTCGAACGGCTTTTTGAATGAGGAGCGCTTTGCACGTTCCTTTGCACGGGGGAAGTTCAGGTCCAATAAATGGGGACGATACAAAATCCGGCAGGCTCTGAAGCTCAAACGCGTATCCGAGGTCTGCATCAATGCTGGCCTTTCGGAAATTGATGATGAGGAGTACTATCGAGTACTCACCGATCTACTGGAGCGCAAAGCGGCCAGTGTCAAAGACAAGAACGCCTTTACGCGAAATCGGAAAATCGCCAACTACGCGCTTCAGAAGGGATTTGAATCAGACCTGGTCTGGGACATTCTCAACTCAGACCACTAATCCGTCCGTGATCGTCGACGTCCATGTGGTAGGCTGCCGGTTCTTTCGGAAGTCCGGGCATCCGCATAATGGTCCCGGTGATCGGAATCACAAATCCCGCACCCGCCGCGATCTCAATCCCGCGCACATGTAGAATGTGGTTTTTCGGGCGGTTCTTCAGCTTCTCATTGTCCGATAGACTCTTCTGCGTTTTGGCGATGCACACCGGTAGTCCATCCAATCCTAGGCGGGCGATGCGACGCAAGTCCCGTTCCGCATTGGAATCAAATTCGACTTCCGAAGCTCCATAGATTTCTTGAGCGACCTTTTCAATCTTCTCTTTCACCGTAAGATCCCAGGAGTACAGGGTCTTGAAGCTCCCTTTGCGCACTCCGTTCACGGCTTCCACTACAGCACGTGCTAGGGCTTCCGTACCCTCACTGCCTTTGGCAAACCCCTCGCTCACCACCGCTTTGACACCGTGTTGTGCACAGAGTTCCTGAATCAAAGCATGCTCTTCAGGGTCATCGGTATGAAAAGCGTTGATGGCGACCACCGGTTCGATGTGGTATTTACGAACGATTTCGAGGTGCGCCAAGAGGTTTTGGAAGCCCTTTCGGACCGCTTCTACATTGGTTTCTTTCAATTGATCCAAGGCTACACCTCCGTGGTAATGGAGTGCTTGTACCGTCGCGACCACTACCGATGCGCTGGGCTTCAAGCCCGAGTATCCACACTTGATATCGAAGAATTTCTCGGCACCCAAATCACTGGCAAACCCGGCTTCTGTCACCACGTAGTCCGATAAGCTCAAACCCATCTTGGTCGCGATGACGGAATTGGTGCCTTGCGCAATATTGGCAAAGGGACCTCCGTGCAGTATTGCGGGGTTTCCTTCGAGTGTTTGAACGAGATTCGGTTTAATCGCATCTCGAAGAAGTAAAGCCATGGCGCCTACGGCGCGAATATCACGCGCATAGACCGGTTCAAGCTTCCTCGTGAAACCGACCAATATATTTCCTAGGCGCTCCTTTAAGTCTGCGAAGTTCTCGCTCAGGCATAAAATGGCCATAATCTCAGAGGCGGGGGTGATATCGAAGCCACCCGTTCTCGGGAATCCATTTGTGGGTCCGCCCAAACCTACCGTGATCTCGCGAAGTGAGCGATCATTCATGTCCGTCACCCGCTTCCACAGAATGCGCCGAGCGTCAATCAAGGGCTCGTGCCCATAGTGCAGATGATTGTCAATCATGGCGGCCAAGAGGTTGTTGGCGCCTGTGATCGCTGCGAAGTCGCCCGTAAAGTGGAGGTTGATTTCTTCCATGGGGACCACCTGGCTATAACCTCCACCGGCAGCACCTCCTTTGATTCCGAACACTGGACCAAGACTCGGTTCGCGAAGAACCACAGTCGTTTTCTTCTTGATTCGGTTCATACCCTCGGCCAGTCCGATGGAAACCGTTGTTTTCCCTTCACCCGCAGGAGTAGGGGTCATCGCCGTAACGAGGATGAGCTTTCCGAAATGACTCGGATCTGGATCGAGGTATTTGAGTGGGATTTTGGCCTTGGTTGGCCCATAGAACTCGAGGTCCTCGGCGTTCACGCCAATTTCAGAGGCCACTTCCGCCAACGGGCGCATTTCATTTTCCTGTGCGATCTCGAGATCTGACTTCATGGATTAGAAGTATTTGATGTATTCGTAAAGAGAGTCGATTTGTTGGTGAAGGCGTCGATGGAATTTGACCCGTTCCTTGGATGAGCTCTTGCTCAGTAGGATGCTATTGTCCATTTGGTCATGCGCCCACTTTTCAATTTCTCCGCAGTAGTTCTGGTCTACGGTGCTCAAGTAATTCAGCCCGCTGTATGGGGCAAAATAGAGTTTACGATCCTCAGTCAGGCCCAAAACGGAATTGTCCATGACCAGGAGTTCGTGGTAGTATAATTTGAAACTAGTCCCCGGGATGGGCTCACCGGTGGCCGGATTTATTTTTTGACCCAATTTTGCCTGCTCAATGACCAAGTCTACTTGCTTCCGAACATCATCAAGTATGGAAAGGGCAAGGCGCTGAGTCTTGATGGCTCCCATTTCATAATAGTACTTCAGTTGTTTCAGGACACTGGAAATTGTGCTGTCCGTCCAAAACTCGGTACTGGATAGCTTCTGGTAGTTCAAGGCCATTTGTTGTCCCGCCTGAAGCAAGGGTTCCGGTGCGCTGCCTTCACTGTATACCTCTTGCTGCTCATCGCTAAAGTTGTAGAGGGATTTGGCCCAAACAAAGGATTTAAATCCGCCGATTTGGCCGAAGAGGAAGTTGTAGAAAATGGGAATATCCTTGGCCATATAGAGCATGTGTCCATCTTCTTGCCTCAAGGCACTGATGTGACCGTCGTTCTCAGAATAGATCTCTCGAAGTCGGTCCAGATTGTCGATGGCTCCTAAACGCTGAAAAGCAATGTGGGTGCTTTGCCCACCAGTGAGTGCACCGTTTGAAAGTCCCGCATGCTGCATGAGCTGCATGCCTTCGTCAAAGCTTAGAGCGGTGTCTCCTCGCAGTCTTCGGTAGGCGCTGTCAAGACTGACATGAAGGGTTTCGGAAAGGACTTTGGCGGCTTCTTTGGTATCCGGTAAACGGTTCTTCCAAAGCTCCAGGAGCTCGGACTGATATTTCATGTTGTTTAGGTTAGGACTTAGGTTGACCCCAAGTACGGAAAAAGCACCTGACCAAACAAAAAAAGTCCCTATGCCGAGAGTGCCGACATAGGGACCTTAAAGTTGATTATGAAAAATCTTACTGAACGATCAGTTTAGAAGTGTTCACTGATCCAGCCTCGTTTACAACGTTCAAGAAGTAGATTCCCGAAACGAGGTTTCCGCGCTCGATGCTCACGTTTCCGTTCACGCCGTTCATGTTGCGAACAATGCGGCCGGTTACGTCAACCATAACAACGTCAAACTGTCCTTCTGTTGGAAGAGCAATTACAGCTCCTTCAGACATTGGGTTCGGCATAATAGTCAAAGACTCTTTGCTGAATTCATCAACGCTGATGCTCAACTCTGTACAGCTGTTGAATACGTGCTGGAAGATGTGCATTTGATCGTCCGTACGCGTTGCAATCCGGTTGTCTGGGAATGATCCGTTGACCACACCACATCCGTCTTGTGCAAAGTCGTAATCTTCTTCAACTGTTCCGGTCGCATTTGGTGTACCGTTCACGAACTTGTACTGCGCAGATCCTGGGCAGAAGTCGTTCAATACCAATTCGAAGACTGCTGGGTTTGTTGGGGTTGGGCTCAATTGAAGCGCTCCATCTTGCCAGTTAGGCTCGGTGAAGTCTCCCATGATCCATACACCACCAGACTGCAATACTTCATTGCTCATGTCTACGCGGAAAGTAACTGGACCGTTCGCTGGTTTAGGTGCACAAGCACCGTAAACATCAGCACCGAAGCAGCGCACATCCAAAGTAGTATCACTAGACAGGTCGACAATTTTGTCGCCACCGCCTTCCCAGTTATCACTACCAGGCTTGATGATACGAGCTTTGTACTTAACTTCACCAGAGTCTGCCATTACAGTAGTCTCGTAGATTCCGTCTCCATCTGGATCCAATGCCCAAGTACGTGTTCCTCCCCATCCGTTGAAGGTACCTGCAACGTCAACAGAGTCACCGGCAGCAATATCCAACAAACAGCTCGCACTCAAATCTACTTGAATGGTCATGCTGTATTGTGGAAGCGGAGCTGCTGGACAAGCCGTACACATACCGAAGCAAAGTGGTCCCCCCACAGTGTCCCCGGCCAATACGATTTCGCGGTTTCCACCTACTTCACAAGCAGAAGGAACGCTTTCATTGTCTGACCAAGCGTCTCCGTTGATGTACTTGTACTGGTAGGTTCCAGCAGGTACGTAGAAGATACCTTGGTAAACTCCGTCACCCAATACGTCAAACAGCTCGGTTGTTGAAGGGTCCCAGTCTCCTGGTGCTCCAGCCGCAGCTTGGAAGTTACCCGCAACGTGGATTCCGTTTGCACTTGGGGTTTGCATGTTCATGTCCACCATTTGACGCCAAGCAACCATGCCGACCGGAGCTCCTGCTCCATATACTACGGCTGGAAGTGTGGTGTCGCTTACGACTGAAACGAAACGATTGTAGTTACCGTTGCTTGGCTGAATACCAGCAACAGCGGGTGGAGCCTCATCGCTACCCCACGCGTTACCGTTGATGTACTTGAACTCGTAGTTTCCAGCTGGCAACGAAACAGATACTTCGTAGATGGTACCAGAAACCAAGGTCAATGAAGTAGCGGCAGGATCCCAGTCTCCTGGAAAACCGGCGGCTGCTTGAAAGTTACCGGCAATATGTGGTCCATTTGGATCCACAGTCTGTCCGGTCATGTCGACTTGGAAGGTCACATTGTACGGCTGCGCAATGGCAGACCCCCCGAACAACAAACCTGCCAACAGAAAAGTGTAGAGCTTTTTCATAGGTCTATGAGTAAAATTAAATTATTGACTAAGTGTATTTTGTACAATTATAGGCCGAAGGTAAATAAAAAAATGTAAAATTTGCCTGACTTTAGTCAGTAATTGTCATTATTACACTTATTCTAAGACCTATGCGCAGTACAGCTTTGCACACTTTCGGCCTTTTTCTTTTACTGGCCTTTGGAATTTCGGCCTACGGACAATCTCGGCCTACTCGAATTGATCCGCCTCATTGGTATGCGGGTATGTCGAATGATACTCTAGAGCTCTTGATTTCTGGGGAAGATTGGACGGATTGTGGTTTTGGTCTTTCTAAAGGACAGGACGTACTCTTGTCCAACGCCGAGGTTGCATCGAATCCGCGCTACGCATTTTTGACGGTTGTTATCGGGCCGCAGGCCCAAAGTCAGAACTTGGAACTCTATGTCCAAAAAGGAAAACGAAAGAAGACATTTACCTATGAGCTTCGCGAGCGTACTGCACGGCCGATGGGCTTGACTCCGGCGGATGTCATGTACTTGATCACTCCGGATCGATTTGCCAATGGGAATCCGAACAACGATGTGGTAAAGGGCTCCAATAATATGGAGCTGGATCGGGAAGATGGCTATGCTCGACACGGGGGAGACCTCCAGGGTATAACCCAGCATCTAGACTACATTGAGGAATTGGGGATGACTGCCTTGTGGCTTAACCCTGTTTTGGAAGCGAATGAATTCAAGGAGCCTTATCACGGATACGCCATTAGTGACCACTACCGAATTGACCCTCATTACGGAGAGCTTTCGGACTATGGGGCTTTGGTGGACTCGATGCACGCTCGGGGAATGAAGATGGTGATGGATGTGGTGTACAATCACTTCGGTTCGCAACATTATTTAGTCCTTGATCCTCCCTCTGAGGACTGGGTACATCAATGGGAAGCATTTACCAAGACGAATTTTCGAGCATCTGTATTGCTCGATCCTCACGCGCCGGCCTCTGAGCGCAAGCTTTTTGACGAAGGTTGGTTTGACGACCATATGCCCGACATGAACTACGATAACGAGCATCTGGCTCGGTACATGATTCAAAACACGCTTTGGTGGATTGAGACGTACGGAGTGGATGCCTTGCGTATTGATACCTACGCTTATCCGGAACAAGACTTCATGGCTCGATTGGGCGAAGCGGTGCGGCAAGAGCATCCGGGGTACTTTTTCTTTGGAGAAACCTGGGTTCACGGGCAACAGATTCAATCTTGGTTCCCAACCGGCATGGCGCAGCGCGAGGGATTCGATCCGGTTCAAACTTCAGTTACGGATTTCCAGATGTACTACGCCATTGAGGATGCGTCAAAGGAACAGCCTGGTTGGGCCAGCGGGGTAGCGGCCGTATACTATACGCTCGCGGCAGATTGGATGTATGCTCATCCAGATTCGCTGGTCACCTTTGCGGACAATCACGATCTCGCTCGATTCTACGGAGTAGTGGGTGAGGACATGTCCAA from Cryomorphaceae bacterium carries:
- a CDS encoding integration host factor subunit beta, whose product is MTKADIVANIADKTGLEKLEVQATVEAFMDEVKGSLEDGENVYLRGFGSFIVKERAEKTGRNISKNTTIIIPAHNIPAFKPSKTFVEGVKNKVRVAK
- a CDS encoding tetratricopeptide repeat protein gives rise to the protein MRKTGPIILISVGVVLTVLLYLAPRTALNETTPEVTQTSSVDELIDEAIEKVRGDAPMEGIMSLRQIAEEHPNNPKAQFYLGLFSIQSGQYEKAVERFRKVVELDPNNVDAYRFLGDSHRSLGDTLETRAAYGAYLELSTDEEAKAEVQALLDQWSN
- a CDS encoding Rne/Rng family ribonuclease — its product is MSTELIIDSSNGSDVQIALLKDGRLHELQKEVEGRQFQVGDIYLGKVKKTVPGLNAAFVDVGYEKDAFLHYHDLGPQVKSLLKYQKRTTTGRQKWALENFEREKDINKNGKIDEVLKKGMDVLVQVAKEPISTKGPRISSEISIAGRYLVLMPFSDRISVSSKIPDKEERNRLRRLIESIRPKGFGVIIRTVATGKKVADLHQDMNDLVKRWKNMHRLLPRKKAPYRILTEMDRATAILRDIFNETFTSIVVDDEELFNDVKEYIGTIAPDKENIVKLYQGRIPSFEHFGIERQIKAAFGRSVSMSKGAYLIVEHTEALHVVDVNSGNRSNSKENQEQNALEVNLIAAKEIARQLRLRDMGGIIVVDFIDMQKKENRQALYKGLKEAMDEDRAKHKILPPSRFGLVEITRQRVRPEMNIKTREEDPDGGGEVEAPILIIDKMEATLEALMNKGEKVHELHTHPFIAAYLNTGWRSMRKKWNATYKMKFKVIPRDAYKYLEFHLFDKNGEELNA
- a CDS encoding MFS transporter — translated: MKNRSALTFLLSSNIVSGFAQGISVLAVPWYFADVLDQSSLFAVVYGLVTFLSLFWSLYAGTLIDRYSRKSLFLYANLIAGSLVALAAIYGFAYGAMPSWMILSVFGMTSLFFNIHYPALYAFGQEITDPKDYGRINSLFEIQNQATKVFSGATAAVLISGTVAYEAINVLGLNVELPFAIEAWDLHLIFAFDASTYFLAMLLISRIKYTPTEKKKVDRGRVLDRLQAGFRYFRKHPLVFKYGLFTHSLFAFVLVQILVVLPQYVNQWMSSGPDLFASGQAYYAVGALTAGFAIRRIFSRTNNIASVIILMLLAGSVFVYLSLGQVTLLFYTCLFLTGITNAGTRIIRVTFLFNQIPNHVIGRTNSVFTVINLIVRSVLIGVFSLPYFMGGPTVRYAYLFGGLFVAASAIPLLIDYKNLRALSIDSSGV
- a CDS encoding RecX family transcriptional regulator encodes the protein MSTSESSSSSFAEVRGDLERFCAYQERAQFEVEQRLQKYDLDAEQSDELMVHLISNGFLNEERFARSFARGKFRSNKWGRYKIRQALKLKRVSEVCINAGLSEIDDEEYYRVLTDLLERKAASVKDKNAFTRNRKIANYALQKGFESDLVWDILNSDH
- a CDS encoding formate--tetrahydrofolate ligase, translated to MKSDLEIAQENEMRPLAEVASEIGVNAEDLEFYGPTKAKIPLKYLDPDPSHFGKLILVTAMTPTPAGEGKTTVSIGLAEGMNRIKKKTTVVLREPSLGPVFGIKGGAAGGGYSQVVPMEEINLHFTGDFAAITGANNLLAAMIDNHLHYGHEPLIDARRILWKRVTDMNDRSLREITVGLGGPTNGFPRTGGFDITPASEIMAILCLSENFADLKERLGNILVGFTRKLEPVYARDIRAVGAMALLLRDAIKPNLVQTLEGNPAILHGGPFANIAQGTNSVIATKMGLSLSDYVVTEAGFASDLGAEKFFDIKCGYSGLKPSASVVVATVQALHYHGGVALDQLKETNVEAVRKGFQNLLAHLEIVRKYHIEPVVAINAFHTDDPEEHALIQELCAQHGVKAVVSEGFAKGSEGTEALARAVVEAVNGVRKGSFKTLYSWDLTVKEKIEKVAQEIYGASEVEFDSNAERDLRRIARLGLDGLPVCIAKTQKSLSDNEKLKNRPKNHILHVRGIEIAAGAGFVIPITGTIMRMPGLPKEPAAYHMDVDDHGRISGLS
- a CDS encoding T9SS type A sorting domain-containing protein yields the protein MKKLYTFLLAGLLFGGSAIAQPYNVTFQVDMTGQTVDPNGPHIAGNFQAAAGFPGDWDPAATSLTLVSGTIYEVSVSLPAGNYEFKYINGNAWGSDEAPPAVAGIQPSNGNYNRFVSVVSDTTLPAVVYGAGAPVGMVAWRQMVDMNMQTPSANGIHVAGNFQAAAGAPGDWDPSTTELFDVLGDGVYQGIFYVPAGTYQYKYINGDAWSDNESVPSACEVGGNREIVLAGDTVGGPLCFGMCTACPAAPLPQYSMTIQVDLSASCLLDIAAGDSVDVAGTFNGWGGTRTWALDPDGDGIYETTVMADSGEVKYKARIIKPGSDNWEGGGDKIVDLSSDTTLDVRCFGADVYGACAPKPANGPVTFRVDMSNEVLQSGGVWIMGDFTEPNWQDGALQLSPTPTNPAVFELVLNDFCPGSAQYKFVNGTPNATGTVEEDYDFAQDGCGVVNGSFPDNRIATRTDDQMHIFQHVFNSCTELSISVDEFSKESLTIMPNPMSEGAVIALPTEGQFDVVMVDVTGRIVRNMNGVNGNVSIERGNLVSGIYFLNVVNEAGSVNTSKLIVQ
- a CDS encoding cyclomaltodextrinase N-terminal domain-containing protein, with product MRSTALHTFGLFLLLAFGISAYGQSRPTRIDPPHWYAGMSNDTLELLISGEDWTDCGFGLSKGQDVLLSNAEVASNPRYAFLTVVIGPQAQSQNLELYVQKGKRKKTFTYELRERTARPMGLTPADVMYLITPDRFANGNPNNDVVKGSNNMELDREDGYARHGGDLQGITQHLDYIEELGMTALWLNPVLEANEFKEPYHGYAISDHYRIDPHYGELSDYGALVDSMHARGMKMVMDVVYNHFGSQHYLVLDPPSEDWVHQWEAFTKTNFRASVLLDPHAPASERKLFDEGWFDDHMPDMNYDNEHLARYMIQNTLWWIETYGVDALRIDTYAYPEQDFMARLGEAVRQEHPGYFFFGETWVHGQQIQSWFPTGMAQREGFDPVQTSVTDFQMYYAIEDASKEQPGWASGVAAVYYTLAADWMYAHPDSLVTFADNHDLARFYGVVGEDMSKFQLGLGLLMTTRGIPCVYYGTEILMKATNGHGDIRQDFPGGWEGDSVNKFEASGRDSLETIAFDYIQALSRLRREHTAFSSGALTQYTPRGGEYVFFRHDGEATFMVLVNGSDKEHEFNLDRYVDFLFSGSTLQNALDSSDQRNGEPITLPARGFAVYRVL